In a genomic window of Natronospira bacteriovora:
- a CDS encoding YihY/virulence factor BrkB family protein has product MNAVNPRDRFLHWLWSVQIQDLPSRKMAWLVRIARVIHAGFRDAAVGQINLRAMSLVYTSLLSIVPLLAFSFSVLKGFGVHNQLEPVLLRTLEPLGERGPEVTDNILGFVDNIQVGVLGSVGLLLLVYIVYSLLQKIEAALNETWHIRRQRGMAEKFSNYVSVVLVGPVLVFSAVGVTASFSSYTIVQRISQVEPFGTLMVWFSTIMPYLLVVAAFTFIYVFVPNTRVKLRAALTGAVIAGLAWQTTGWIFAQVIATSARYTAIYSGFASLLFFIIWLYLSWLILLFGGKISFYIQNPQFVTRLPSAMGATHREKEELGLAVMYLIARSYLNGDSPWTFETLCRELHVRGDVLESVIVRLEDAGLILSTEGHQAGFLPGQDLARMTLKRIHHATRGYQQADDPDAQMKSIAPVKQLLDDLDRQVDDKLADMSLRAFVEDRE; this is encoded by the coding sequence ATGAATGCAGTGAACCCGAGGGATCGCTTTCTACACTGGCTGTGGTCCGTACAGATTCAGGATCTGCCCAGCCGCAAAATGGCCTGGCTGGTGCGTATCGCCCGGGTTATCCATGCCGGATTCCGAGATGCCGCGGTGGGCCAGATCAATCTTCGGGCCATGAGCCTGGTCTATACCTCCCTGCTCTCCATTGTGCCGTTGCTGGCTTTCAGCTTCTCGGTGCTCAAGGGCTTCGGCGTTCACAACCAGCTGGAGCCTGTACTGCTGAGAACACTGGAGCCGCTTGGTGAACGCGGGCCCGAAGTCACCGACAACATTCTCGGCTTCGTGGACAACATTCAGGTCGGGGTACTGGGCTCGGTTGGCCTGCTGCTGCTGGTCTACATCGTCTATTCCCTGCTGCAGAAGATCGAGGCCGCTCTGAACGAGACATGGCACATCCGCCGTCAGCGGGGCATGGCCGAAAAATTCAGCAACTACGTTAGTGTGGTGCTGGTGGGGCCGGTGCTGGTCTTTTCCGCGGTGGGCGTCACGGCATCCTTCTCCAGCTACACGATTGTCCAGCGCATTTCCCAGGTGGAACCCTTCGGCACCCTGATGGTGTGGTTCAGCACCATCATGCCCTACCTGCTGGTTGTAGCCGCCTTCACCTTCATCTATGTCTTCGTGCCCAACACTCGGGTAAAACTCCGCGCCGCCCTGACCGGTGCCGTCATTGCCGGGCTGGCCTGGCAGACCACCGGCTGGATCTTCGCGCAGGTGATTGCCACATCAGCCCGTTACACCGCCATCTATTCGGGCTTTGCCAGCCTGCTCTTCTTCATCATCTGGTTGTACCTGAGCTGGCTGATCCTGCTGTTCGGCGGAAAGATCAGCTTCTATATCCAGAACCCGCAGTTCGTCACCCGCCTGCCGTCGGCCATGGGGGCCACCCACCGGGAGAAGGAAGAGCTGGGCCTGGCAGTGATGTATCTGATTGCCCGCAGCTATTTAAACGGTGATTCACCCTGGACCTTCGAAACGCTCTGTCGTGAGCTGCATGTGCGCGGCGATGTACTGGAATCGGTCATCGTGCGGCTGGAAGATGCCGGCCTGATACTCAGCACCGAGGGCCATCAGGCCGGGTTTCTGCCAGGACAGGACCTGGCGCGCATGACGCTGAAACGCATCCACCATGCCACCCGCGGATACCAGCAAGCGGATGACCCGGATGCGCAAATGAAGTCCATCGCGCCGGTGAAACAGCTGCTGGATGACCTGGACAGGCAGGTGGACGACAAACTGGCCGACATGAGCCTGCGTGCGTTCGTCGAAGACAGGGAATAG
- a CDS encoding RimK family protein — translation MNANRKKDSIRLVALVDKASDWSPELPDIPRMTVDEYLRNSDNRRGLKLINLCNSYRYLGTGYYASLLAEARGHRIIPNVATITGLSSAALPRLDTAWLEQRLQARLADEPNDRLQLLIAFGRCPDERVGGFARRLFESLACPILRVELKRDGVWRIQRIRGIGLRGVPAEETSFVGQAMVEWLGRRWRRPKDPDLYRYDMAILVDPDEALPPSDDAALRYFVRAGRRLGLQVEMIRKKDFGRLSEFDALFIRTTTRIDHYTYRFARKAALEGIAVIDDPQSILRCTNKVYLAELLAAHRVPHPSTRVISRDDWKSAPEALGWPVVLKVPDGAFSTGVFKAENPAEYERICKRLFHDSDLLLAQSWLYTNFDWRVGILDGKPLYACQYFMSDNHWQIYHHDSDKGFSEGESRTLRVEDAPPEVIETAVRAATPIGNGLYGVDLKQNEHGVYVIEINDNPNIDHGIEDACLGRALYDEIMQTFLHRIEARHQQRGRRS, via the coding sequence ATGAACGCAAACCGGAAGAAAGACAGCATTCGGCTGGTGGCCCTGGTGGACAAGGCCTCCGACTGGAGCCCCGAGCTGCCGGACATTCCGCGCATGACGGTGGATGAATATCTTCGTAACAGCGACAATCGCCGCGGCCTCAAGCTGATCAACCTCTGCAACAGTTATCGTTACCTGGGCACCGGTTATTACGCCTCACTATTGGCCGAAGCCCGGGGCCATCGCATCATCCCGAATGTGGCCACCATCACCGGTCTCTCCAGTGCCGCCCTGCCACGACTGGATACGGCCTGGCTGGAACAGCGACTGCAGGCTCGCCTGGCGGATGAGCCCAATGATCGCCTGCAACTGCTGATTGCCTTCGGCCGTTGTCCCGACGAGCGTGTGGGCGGCTTCGCCCGGCGCCTGTTCGAATCCCTCGCCTGTCCGATTCTGCGCGTGGAGCTCAAGCGTGATGGCGTCTGGCGCATCCAGCGCATTCGCGGCATTGGCCTGCGGGGAGTGCCGGCGGAGGAAACCTCCTTCGTGGGCCAGGCCATGGTGGAATGGCTGGGACGACGCTGGCGGCGGCCGAAGGATCCGGATCTCTACCGCTACGACATGGCCATCCTGGTGGATCCGGACGAGGCACTGCCCCCCTCCGATGATGCCGCCCTGCGCTATTTCGTGCGCGCCGGACGCCGGCTCGGCCTGCAGGTAGAGATGATCCGGAAAAAGGACTTCGGGCGCTTGTCCGAGTTCGATGCCCTGTTCATTCGCACCACCACGCGCATCGATCATTACACCTACCGCTTTGCCCGCAAGGCGGCCCTGGAAGGCATCGCCGTCATCGATGATCCGCAGTCCATTCTGCGCTGCACGAACAAGGTGTATCTGGCCGAGCTGCTGGCCGCCCATCGGGTACCCCACCCCAGCACCCGAGTCATCAGCCGGGACGACTGGAAGTCGGCGCCCGAGGCACTGGGCTGGCCGGTGGTTTTGAAGGTACCCGATGGCGCCTTCTCCACCGGTGTGTTCAAGGCCGAGAACCCGGCCGAGTACGAACGCATTTGCAAGCGCCTGTTCCACGACTCGGATCTGCTCCTGGCCCAGTCCTGGCTGTACACGAATTTTGACTGGCGGGTGGGCATTCTGGATGGAAAGCCTCTGTATGCCTGCCAGTACTTCATGTCCGATAATCACTGGCAGATCTATCATCATGACAGTGACAAGGGTTTCAGCGAGGGCGAATCGCGCACGCTGCGAGTGGAAGATGCACCGCCGGAAGTGATCGAAACCGCGGTTCGCGCCGCCACGCCCATCGGCAATGGCCTCTACGGGGTGGATCTGAAGCAGAATGAACACGGGGTCTATGTCATTGAGATCAATGACAACCCCAATATCGACCATGGCATTGAAGATGCCTGTCTTGGACGGGCACTGTACGATGAAATCATGCAGACATTCCTGCACCGCATCGAAGCCCGTCACCAGCAGAGGGGACGCCGATCATGA